In Gossypium hirsutum isolate 1008001.06 chromosome D06, Gossypium_hirsutum_v2.1, whole genome shotgun sequence, one genomic interval encodes:
- the LOC107901348 gene encoding basic endochitinase — MKFLALMVVLILASALRASADISSLISQDMFNEMLKHRNDGNCPGKGFYTYDAFIAAANSFGAFGTTGDDTTRKREIAAFLAQTSHETTGGWPTAPDGPYAWGYCYVQEQGNPGDYCVPNQQWPCAPGKKYFGRGPIQISYNYNYGPAGEAIKANILNDPDLVAKDPTISFKTGLWFWMTPQSPKPSSHDVITGQWKPSAEDTAAGRVPGYGVITNIINGGIECGKGSNPQVEDRIGFYKRYCDILKVSYGDNLDCYNQRPFA, encoded by the exons ATGAAGTTCTTAGCTTTGATGGTTGTGCTCATTTTGGCCTCTGCATTGAGGGCCTCGGCTGATATCAGTTCGCTTATCAGCCAAGATATGTTCAATGAGATGTTAAAGCATCGTAATGATGGTAACTGCCCTGGCAAAGGTTTCTATACATACGATGCTTTCATTGCCGCTGCTAACTCCTTTGGTGCTTTCGGAACCACCGGCGATGATACTACTCGTAAAAGAGAAATTGCTGCCTTCTTGGCTCAAACTTCCCATGAAACTACAG GTGGGTGGCCAACTGCACCGGACGGTCCATACGCATGGGGATATTGCTATGTTCAGGAACAGGGCAACCCTGGAGATTACTGTGTTCCAAATCAACAATGGCCTTGTGCCCCTGGTAAAAAATATTTTGGCCGTGGTCCTATTCAGATCTCTTA CAACTACAACTATGGTCCAGCAGGAGAAGCAATAAAGGCTAATATTCTGAATGACCCCGATTTGGTAGCCAAGGACCCGACCATTTCTTTCAAGACAGGTCTTTGGTTCTGGATGACTCCACAGTCACCGAAACCTTCAAGTCACGATGTCATCACCGGCCAATGGAAGCCATCTGCAGAAGACACGGCGGCTGGTCGGGTCCCTGGATACGGTGTCATTACCAACATCATCAATGGTGGCATCGAATGTGGCAAAGGATCCAACCCTCAAGTTGAGGATAGAATCGGGTTTTACAAGAGATACTGTGACATACTGAAAGTGAGCTACGGTGACAATCTTGACTGCTACAACCAAAGACCCTTTGCTTAA